gacgctcattatcattctcacttatgaacgcgcgtgattgacaaccacctccgttctacatgcaaccgagcttggatgtgtatctcttagattccccaacagaatcttcgtggtataagctagatagatggcggcattatgaggatccggaaagtctcaccttgtctgtggtattccgagtaggatcctgggaatccggaaagtctaaccttgtctgtggtattccgagtaggattccggtaatgaatgactgtgacgtgcttcagactcgcaagtgctgggcgttagtgacagacgcaaaagaatcaagggattctactccagtaggcgcgggaaccaaccagtgattagccgtgctgtgacagagtgcgtgagcgtagttttcactgcgaggatgggatgtagccttcggccagtgtgatgcctccagacgattagccatgcgagtgacagccgcagaggaccattttcccgagaggattcaaactagccatcgtcgaacggtgaacccctatacacagcttgccatggaaaggaataagaaggattgagttgaagcagtaggaaagcaggcgtccttgagccatacagtatctccatatgcttatctgaaattcccaccaatgaatctgcataagtatcccttttattatttctttttgttatttgattttctaaattccataattttatctacctaactgagatttacaaggtgaccatagcttgcttcataccaacaatctctgtgggatcgacccttactcatgtaaggtttattacttggacgacccagtacacttgctggttagttgaacggagttgtgtccactcgtgccaatttcaaattccataaaagtacaaggagtacaacttaaagaataaggatcacaatttcgtccaccagttacCTCCGTCGCATTGTTGTAGCCAGATCTCTTTGTTAAACCTACTAGCCCAGTCCACCATCTCTTGCGACAAACCCCTCAATGCATCCATGTACCACTCGTACCCAACCTTACTTGGACTATAAGCTGTATTTATGAGATACCGCTTTTCCTCGGCATACTTGAAACGAGACATAAAGTTTGTCATGATGTGCCGGATATAATAAGCATGAAATGCTCTAGGAGACTGCCACCCACTATCGTCAGTTCTCAGTGCAGCCTTGATCGTTTGGGATCTGTCAGAAACAATCAACATGCCTTCCTGTGGGGTCACTTGTTGCCTCAAATTGATTAGGAAGAAAGACCAGGACTCCATGGTCTCAGACCCAACAATTGGAAAGGCTAGAGTAAGGATGTTGCTGTTACCGTCTTGTGCCACTGCAATAAGCAAGACACCACCATATTTCCCATACAGATGCATGCCATCAACGGAGACAAATGGCTTGCAATGCTTGAAAGCCTCCACACAAGTAGGAAAGGTCCAAAATACCTTATCAAACATGCTGTAATCATGCATTATAAGGTGTCCCTCATAATAGGTACAACACTAATCTCATATATCGTTCCGGGACAACAACTCTGCAGTGCTTGCAGCAACCTCAGTACCTTATTGTATGACTCCTCCCATTTAACGTATATCTGCGCAATTGCCTTTTGCTTCGCCATCCAGGCCTTTAGGTACGAGGGTTTGAAATGATAGCTTTTTCTAACTGCACCTTGTAGGACAGAGATACTGACGAATAGCGAGGATTGTATCAACGGGAGGATGAGACGGCAGATGAAACTTCTGTCCAGCTGTTAGTGGTCATGACTCATGAGACATGGTGGGTGTTAAACACGTATGTGCTCCTCTAACCCTACGCACCTTTTTAAAGAAATAGAACAACCATGGTTGAGATGTACAACAAGCATAACAATGATAACTGAGAATATAGAACACAGTTAAACTTGAACTTACCAATATCCGAGATTTTGTTGGAGAGCAACACAGAGACGCCAAGGGCAACCTGCTTCAGATTGTCGGCAATGCACATGGCACTTTAATCAATCCGACTCCACAACTCAGTACTCCGCAGTTCTACAAATGCTGTAATTCTTCACTCCCTGCAATACTGCATCTCGGCTTTTGAATCTATGGCCAACTCGAAACTCCATACCAACATCTAAGTTGTAATCATCTTCACCGGTATTGGAAAATGAATTTTTCTCTTGCATCTCGTCCAGATCCAATGTATGATATGACTGGATACAGATGATAAGGGCGGAATTGGGTTCAAGGAAGGCAGAAGATACCAATACGATGGCTCGATCAGGGTCTTCGGTACAtactcctcctcatcttctgaaGAACCGCTCTCATTGCTATCCGCAACATACTTCTCGTCTGAGTCCTCACCATCAATTTCCATGTCTTCCACTGGACGAGCAACGTGTAACGGTGGTTGTGCGAGAGGTGGGTCATCCTGCACGAAGTCCGACTACCCAAATCCACCGCCACCGACATCACCAACTTCTGTAGAAAGCTCCATCACTTGTTTTGCCATAATTCTCCCATGGATGTCAAACATCAGGCGCACATGCTCGTCACCATGGAGCCAAAACAGGCAAAACCGAAAAACTCTGTTTTTCATCGGTACTAGCAATCTATACCCCACCCTTCTGATCTCTTTTCTCCCACTACCACCGGCGCTactcaatatcaaactcttcaACTCTGACAAAAAACTTACTCGCCAGGTACGCAACAGAATGAGATTCTTACACTCAAATATCACCCCATTATCACTATTTTTCATATGGCAATTAGGATACACACTTACAACCAAATATCCATTACTACTAAacattttgttttatttttggaagaaaaagaTAGACAAGAAGTAGTGAAATATTTATGGAGAATACAAAGGGTTGTATATCCTTTTGTCGGTGTTGAAAATTTGTCGTAACATATCTTGTTTACCGTGTAAGCAAAATAAAATTGTGCGTATCttatttacactgtaaacgtAATATACACGTCAATTTATGTGACTTATTTCGTTTACAATATAAATGAGACGTATAATCTTATTTcatttatactgtaaacgagataaaagATAACGTGCATTTTcgtcataatttatttttaaaaaaatcccaCAAAACGTCGGTGCCTttccaaaaattaaaacatgttCCATAGCAATGTAAAACTCACGGATACGAAAATATCATCGCATATCACACAATTGTttactatataaaaaaaaattgatccaCGCCGTATCATGTAAATCCTTAGATTGAATACGCAGTAAATCCTTTTCGTAAGACAGTGATTATGAATGGTGAAAATTCAATTCAAGTCTCGAAACAAAAATGTTTCAGGCATGGTTCGGCATTCACCAGATCTTACTCACTCCCCTTTAATTGCTTCATCTTAATCCATTTCTTCACCCCTCTTTCAAACCAAGTCCGCGCAACACAACCAAACAAAGCAAATAATCAAACACCTTCCGTGCATCCAAAACCTGGTCACATTTCCATTCCCATGTTTCACCGCGATCACTCCCcatgcctcttcctcctcctccttctacTCTCCACTTTCTGCATCTCCTCCATCTCCCACTCACAACAATCCACTTGGGCTTCCAAGAAAATGCGCATGAGAGAGAAAGTTCGCACCATGTATGTATGAATTATTTGAATTCCCCCCaaattgtttatattttattcattttttaaaatgattgaTTCCGCTTTGTTGCAATTTCTAGCTCGAATAGCTCAAATTTATGACAAGGTTTGGAATTTTCAAGGGTAGGAATATTTACATTAAGCAATATGTATGTATAGATTTTCATAGGAATTGTCAATTATATTGGGTTCTATAGCATTTTTTTTAAGTCCTTATGCAATTTATTTTGGTGAAAAAACTAGTAAATAATGCTCGTCAGTATTTTGTTATCTGTTGGTACTCTTTTTTCTTGGTAGGTTTTACCATGCCTATGACAACTATATGACTTATGCATTTCCGGTGAGTTAATGTGATTCCATAGTTGTTAGTCGTTAAAATTCAGGGATAGACCCGGCTGTGCGATGTCatgattgttctagttttgcaGCATGATGAGCTAAAGCCACTCTCCAAAACGTACACTGACTCCTTAAGTGAGCTAGGAAATTTGAAGGTAAATTGACGTTTACATAAGAATATGGAGTAGAATTAATCAGAGAACAACTGCAGAAATAACTGTTTACTGTCGCAGCTTGAACATTTACCTCAAGACTACAATGGATCTGCCCTTACACTTATCGAATCGCTGTCAAGGTAGGCACTGCATGAATTATTAGTTTGCTCGGTTCTGTTTTTATTGGATTTGGTGTGTTTTTGATGGCCGTGTCTTGTTGCGTATCTAGTTGAACTCAGAACTCATAAAAATTGTCCTTTCTCCTTTAGCCTTGTTATTATGGGAAACAATACTGAATTTGAGAAGGCAGTGCTCTGGCTTTCCGAAAATCTAAAATTTGACGTTGACGCACGCATAAATCTTTTTGAGGTAAATGCTGGATTTGTTTGAAAGTATTGAATATGTAGCTTCATGTAACATGCATCTAACTGCCCAAAATTTGAAAAGCTGGTAGGCTGATGGCTTTAATTTACTTCTGATTTCTGAGtgacaattaaaaaataacattcaTCTTAAAGCATGGAAGATTGAAGCATATTATTTCCTAATAACTCGATTGTGATCATTCAGTGCAACATAAGAGTTCTAGGAGGACTTGTCTCTGCTCATTTACTTGCATCTGATTCTTCAAAGAAGTTGTTTCAAGGGACTTACAATAATCAGCTCCTATTTCTGGCTGAAGATTTAGGGAAACGCTTTCTACCGGCATTCGATACGCCCACTGGATTGCCATATGCGTGGATTAACTTAAAGGTACCCTATATAACACTCAATgtctataaatttttattttcatttcacTTGGTTgtaaaacatttaaaaattttgaatgtcTGAAGATGATCTTCCATATCCTAACTGTCAGAAGTTCTCATTGCATCGTCAATactgaataaaaaaaaatgttagtaattaaattaaatcctCCATGGAATTTGATCATTGCTTGTTTAGTAAGAACTGCTTCTGATAAAGTATTAGGACATTAAAACATTGTTTGACCCATATAGCTGACTCCATATAGTTTTGGAATTCTATGATGTTAAGAGTAGTATTGGGCTAGGTGTGAACTAAATGTAATAGTCTAACACTTGACCTAGAACACCTGACTTTCAGGCTGAGTCAGTACCAATCATGTTTTTGACATCATCCTTTCAGGCTTTCCAAGTTTTTTCAGATCTCCTGACTTCCTCGTTTCCATAAGGAAACAATTCTGTGCTAGATCATAAGTTTGGATATGACTGATGTGATATAGTTAAAATGCTACGTTATTTGCATTCATATGAATAGTAATGTGGAGATATACTATCATATATGCATAGCATTAATGAGTGCTGTACTGTATAGATCCAAGTTTTGCATTCGAACCATGTTACTTCAATTTTTGAGGCATAcgaattttataaattatagtCTATtgctattttctttatttttgttttcccCTTTTTTAGAAAGATATGTAACTCCACACCAATGCAAAATATTCTGTGCACAGTATGGAGTAATGGAGAATGAGACTACAGAAACAAGCACTTCAGGGTGTGGTGAGAGTTCTAGCTTAGCATATTAAAAATACGGTCTAGTAAAATGATATGTTTGATTGCTTATAATTTTCCCTCTTTTGGCAGGTTCACTGATTCTTGAAATGGGTGCTTTATCAAAAGTGACCGCTGACCCTAGGTATGAATCTGCAGCTTTGCGAGCCCTTCGTAAGCTATGGAGCATGCAGAGTTCATTACGTTTATTTGGAACCACATTAGATGTGGAAACTGGGGAATGGATTGAATTTTCATCAGGTATTGGAGCAGGTACGTTCTTTTGAATTGTAATAATCTTTTCATCTTTCAGTCTGTCTTTTCTAACTTAGCAATTGCATTGTCCGTTGATTTTAATATGAAGATGCTGCTGCTGTTTATAGTAATGCTGTTTGATATCCTATGATACTTTCATCCTAACCCACAAATGCTGATGAACTGACCTATATATTTCTTGTGTTGGATTTTTTTCCTGAATTATTTTCTAGGGGTTGATTCCTTTTATGAGTATCTACTTAAAGCTCATATCCTATTCGGGAAGGAGGACTTTTGGAGAATGTTTCATTCTGCTTATGTTGCTGTGCAGAAATATTTCAGACATGGTCCTTGGTATAACTCTAACCCCAGAAACATTTTGCTTTTATCTTATAAAATCTCTTCTGATAGTAggtttatcttttaaaaataaaagggtATTTGTGGGTGTATCTGATTAACAATTGTAACCTGACTTAGTTGATGTGATACAGGTATCATGAAGCTGATATGAGAACAGGAAAAGCAACTTACTGGCAGCTTACAAGTCTTCAAGCATTTTGGCCTGGTCTACAGGCAAGTAACTGGGGAGGAATCCTAATTGTACTACCTCTTAAAGATATTATTTGATATCTCTCTGACTTATCTGGCACTTCTGGAACCAGGTTCTTATTGGGGATATCACAGCCGCCAATTCATCTCACCGTGAGTTCTTCCATGTGTGGAAGAGATTTGGTGTGCTACCTGAGCGGTACTTTCTGATTTTGCTGGTTTGATTATAACATGAGTCTCATTAAGTATAGTTGTCTATTTGTCATTAAgacttatttattttattataaaaaaaaatattgagcTATAAATCCATGTCAAGGTATTTGCTGGACCACCGGATGATTCACCCTACTGAAAAATATTATCCGTTACGTCCTGAACTCGCCGAGTCAACATTCTATTTATATCAAGCAACTAAAGGTTGGAaggtttttcaatctttttttaatttgttgatATTGTGAATTCATGACATTATATTTGACTTCTTCTAAAACATCACTCTCTTACCACTTTTGTAAAGAC
The Arachis stenosperma cultivar V10309 chromosome 7, arast.V10309.gnm1.PFL2, whole genome shotgun sequence genome window above contains:
- the LOC130939184 gene encoding alpha-mannosidase I MNS5 isoform X2; this translates as MIDSALLQFLARIAQIYDKVWNFQGFYHAYDNYMTYAFPHDELKPLSKTYTDSLSELGNLKLEHLPQDYNGSALTLIESLSSLVIMGNNTEFEKAVLWLSENLKFDVDARINLFECNIRVLGGLVSAHLLASDSSKKLFQGTYNNQLLFLAEDLGKRFLPAFDTPTGLPYAWINLKYGVMENETTETSTSGCGSLILEMGALSKVTADPRYESAALRALRKLWSMQSSLRLFGTTLDVETGEWIEFSSGIGAGVDSFYEYLLKAHILFGKEDFWRMFHSAYVAVQKYFRHGPWYHEADMRTGKATYWQLTSLQAFWPGLQVLIGDITAANSSHREFFHVWKRFGVLPERYLLDHRMIHPTEKYYPLRPELAESTFYLYQATKDPWYIEVGETIVNSLNLYTKVEGGFASVKDVTTMQLEDHQHSFFLAETCKYLYLLFDDSFVHETNYVFTTEGHPLPVLSAWHEKLPETYIPTNWTFMKRQPAASRISSMSLQVCPAITLKSGQHIESACHIPDARSDYRCLTDEDCGVDSTTCTRRSCSMAGYCGLWIF
- the LOC130939184 gene encoding alpha-mannosidase I MNS5 isoform X3, whose translation is MPLPPPPSTLHFLHLLHLPLTTIHLGFQENAHERESSHHHDELKPLSKTYTDSLSELGNLKLEHLPQDYNGSALTLIESLSSLVIMGNNTEFEKAVLWLSENLKFDVDARINLFECNIRVLGGLVSAHLLASDSSKKLFQGTYNNQLLFLAEDLGKRFLPAFDTPTGLPYAWINLKYGVMENETTETSTSGCGSLILEMGALSKVTADPRYESAALRALRKLWSMQSSLRLFGTTLDVETGEWIEFSSGIGAGVDSFYEYLLKAHILFGKEDFWRMFHSAYVAVQKYFRHGPWYHEADMRTGKATYWQLTSLQAFWPGLQVLIGDITAANSSHREFFHVWKRFGVLPERYLLDHRMIHPTEKYYPLRPELAESTFYLYQATKDPWYIEVGETIVNSLNLYTKVEGGFASVKDVTTMQLEDHQHSFFLAETCKYLYLLFDDSFVHETNYVFTTEGHPLPVLSAWHEKLPETYIPTNWTFMKRQPAASRISSMSLQVCPAITLKSGQHIESACHIPDARSDYRCLTDEDCGVDSTTCTRRSCSMAGYCGLWIF
- the LOC130939184 gene encoding alpha-mannosidase I MNS5 isoform X1; translation: MNGENSIQVSKQKCFRHGSAFTRSYSLPFNCFILIHFFTPLSNQVRATQPNKANNQTPSVHPKPGHISIPMFHRDHSPCLFLLLLLLSTFCISSISHSQQSTWASKKMRMREKVRTMFYHAYDNYMTYAFPHDELKPLSKTYTDSLSELGNLKLEHLPQDYNGSALTLIESLSSLVIMGNNTEFEKAVLWLSENLKFDVDARINLFECNIRVLGGLVSAHLLASDSSKKLFQGTYNNQLLFLAEDLGKRFLPAFDTPTGLPYAWINLKYGVMENETTETSTSGCGSLILEMGALSKVTADPRYESAALRALRKLWSMQSSLRLFGTTLDVETGEWIEFSSGIGAGVDSFYEYLLKAHILFGKEDFWRMFHSAYVAVQKYFRHGPWYHEADMRTGKATYWQLTSLQAFWPGLQVLIGDITAANSSHREFFHVWKRFGVLPERYLLDHRMIHPTEKYYPLRPELAESTFYLYQATKDPWYIEVGETIVNSLNLYTKVEGGFASVKDVTTMQLEDHQHSFFLAETCKYLYLLFDDSFVHETNYVFTTEGHPLPVLSAWHEKLPETYIPTNWTFMKRQPAASRISSMSLQVCPAITLKSGQHIESACHIPDARSDYRCLTDEDCGVDSTTCTRRSCSMAGYCGLWIF